From a region of the Phaseolus vulgaris cultivar G19833 chromosome 6, P. vulgaris v2.0, whole genome shotgun sequence genome:
- the LOC137833198 gene encoding uncharacterized protein, with protein MIPVEIQENSPRFLNFVAEKSNEERNVNLDLLDEVREEARVSAEAVKRRVERRHNSKVRLRRFREGNLVMRKAHQHEIENKLSPKWTGPFRVVETLENGAYRLETLDGGAIPRTWNATHLKLYFS; from the coding sequence ATGATCCCTGTGGAGATACAAGAAAATTCACCAAGATTTCTGAATTTTGTGGCCGAGAAGTCCAACGAGGAGAGAAATGTGAACTTAGACCTTTTGGACGAGGTacgagaagaagccagagtcagtgctgaagctgtgaagagaagggtggaacgaaggcacaactccaaggtgaggcTGAGGCGGTTCCGGGAGGgaaatctggtgatgaggaaagcgcATCAGCACGAGatagaaaacaagttgtcccccaagtggaccggCCCTTTCAGAGTAGTGGAGACGTTGGAGAACGGCGCTTATCGGCTGGAGACCTTGGATGGAGGGGcgatccccagaacgtggaacgccacgcacttgaaactctattttagttaa
- the LOC137833199 gene encoding uncharacterized protein encodes MTDLPIQKVLKKPDVAGRMVKWAVELSEFDIRYEPRGPIKGQVFADFVVELSSGVAPSKGSVFQWVLSVDGSSNQQGSGAVDARADLLAKLASSSKGGRQRTVIQETLKVPRTFVTDNQVLQVCKSYERVAIGHRSLTQETLRAPRVRARPMTSDEVMEVDAAGRDDTWITPYQRYLADGVLPLEPTEAKRIKKSSRKFTLIDGDLFRFRFTHPVLVCVHGEQCTRIMSELHEGICGSHVGGRALAGRVLRAGYYWPTLREDCVGYAQRCEQCQQHADWHKAPPEELRSIHSPWPFHTWGIDILGPFPLAIRQMKFLIVAIEYFMKWVEAEPVAQITAHKVQQFVWKNVVCRFGVPKRLVSDNGTQFTSHQLRNLCEEVGIQ; translated from the coding sequence ATGACTGAtctccccatccagaaggtgCTGAAGAAGCCAGATGTAGCCGGGAGAATGGTGAAATGGGCCGTAGAGCTATCTGAGTTCGATATCAgatacgagccccgaggaccgatcaaggggcaggtctTTGCGGACTTCGTCGTCGAGTTGTCGTCGGGCGTTGCGCCATCGAAGGGCTCGGTTTTTCAATGGGTCTTGTCGGTGGATGGATCCTCCAACCAACAGGGGAGTGGCGCGGTGGACGCCAGAGCCGATTTGCTCGCCAAGCTAGCCAGCTCGAGCAaagggggaaggcagaggaccgtcattcaggagacgtTGAAGGTGCCTCGCACGTTCGTAACAGACAACCAGGTGTTGCAGGTGTGCAAGTCGTATGAGCGTGTAGCGATCGGTCATCGATCTCTCACTCAagaaaccttgagagcgccgaGAGTGAGAGCGCGACCGATGACATCCGACGAGGTGATGGAAGTTGACGCCGCTGGAAGGGatgacacgtggataacgccgtACCAGCGGTATTTGGCGGATGGGGTGCTTCCGCTGGAGCCAACGGAGGCAAAGAGGATAAAGAAAAGCTCGAGAAAATTCACTCTCATCGATGGGGATCTCTTCAGGTTCAGGTTCACCCATCCGGTGTTAGTGTGCGTGCACGGGGAgcagtgcacgaggattatgtcagagctccacgagggaaTATGTGGGAGCCACGTCGGCGGTCGTGCCTTGGCGGGTAGAGTTCTCCgtgcggggtactactggccaacgctaAGGGAAGATTGTGTGGGCTATGCTCAGCGTTGCGAGCAGTGCCAGCAACacgcagattggcacaaggcgccccctgAAGAGCTAAGGTCGATTCatagcccctggccgttccacacttggggaatcgacatcttgGGACCATTTCccctggcgatcaggcagatgaagtttctgatcgtcgccatcgaatatttcatgaagtgggtggaggcagagccggTCGCGCAGATCACCGCTCACAAGGTTCAACAGTTTGTGTGGAAAAATGTCGTGTGCCGTTTCGGagtgcccaagcgtttggtttctgacaatggcacccagtttacGAGTCACCAACTGAGGAACCTGTGCGAGGAGGTGGGGATACAGTAG